One Nitrospina watsonii DNA segment encodes these proteins:
- a CDS encoding leucyl aminopeptidase, which yields MIKTSVKTDDVLKHKTDCLIVLCPEKKPAGVVKAIDGLLHGAISAAYKAKRFEGKANQTCSLSVMGLMGAQHLILVGVGKTKDIKEEPLRQAAGTGVKLAEKSRFKKVALHLPEGDAGKLAKSKGGKYGDPIGAALAEGAHLALYHFDAYKHKDEDDPPSRIQEIVFLVSSKAKVPAFQKGMQSAEKLAEAVLTTRDLMTHPGNTATPGYLADAARKLARRHKFTCRVLEKKDMQQKKMGALLGVARGSHEPPKFIVMEYNGGKKNQPPVVIVGKGITFDTGGISLKPPASMDEMKFDMSGGAVTIGTLAAVASLKLPVNVVGLVPATENMPGGSAIKPGDILTASSGKTIEVLNTDAEGRLVLADALVYAQKYKPRAVIDLATLTGAVIVALGHVATAVVGSDDKLIQNLIDSGTETGERVWQLPLYEEFEKAVKGDIADLKNIAGAGVGAGTITAAAFLKNFVGDFPWAHLDIAGTAWGSEEKPYVPKGGSGVGVRLLVHYLKNL from the coding sequence ATGATCAAAACCAGTGTCAAAACGGACGATGTGCTCAAACATAAAACCGACTGCCTGATCGTGCTGTGCCCCGAGAAAAAACCGGCGGGCGTGGTGAAGGCCATCGACGGCCTGCTGCACGGCGCCATTTCCGCTGCCTACAAGGCCAAGCGGTTTGAAGGCAAGGCCAACCAGACCTGTTCCCTCAGCGTCATGGGGCTCATGGGCGCGCAACACCTGATTCTGGTCGGAGTGGGCAAAACCAAGGACATCAAGGAAGAGCCACTGCGCCAGGCGGCGGGCACCGGTGTGAAGCTCGCCGAAAAATCCCGATTCAAAAAAGTCGCGCTGCACCTGCCGGAAGGCGATGCGGGCAAGCTGGCCAAATCCAAGGGGGGCAAGTATGGCGACCCCATTGGCGCGGCGCTGGCCGAAGGCGCGCACCTGGCGCTCTATCATTTCGACGCCTACAAACACAAAGATGAAGACGATCCGCCCAGCCGCATTCAAGAGATCGTGTTCCTCGTCAGTTCGAAAGCAAAGGTGCCTGCGTTTCAGAAGGGCATGCAGTCCGCCGAGAAACTGGCGGAGGCGGTGCTCACCACGCGCGACCTGATGACGCACCCCGGCAACACCGCCACGCCGGGCTACCTCGCCGACGCCGCGCGCAAGCTGGCGCGCCGGCACAAGTTCACCTGCCGCGTGCTCGAAAAGAAAGACATGCAGCAGAAAAAGATGGGCGCGCTTTTGGGCGTGGCTCGCGGCAGTCACGAACCGCCGAAGTTCATCGTCATGGAATACAACGGCGGCAAGAAAAACCAGCCTCCGGTGGTGATCGTCGGCAAGGGCATCACCTTCGACACCGGCGGCATTTCCCTCAAACCACCGGCAAGCATGGATGAGATGAAGTTCGACATGTCCGGCGGCGCGGTGACCATCGGCACCCTCGCGGCCGTGGCCAGCCTGAAACTGCCGGTCAACGTGGTCGGCCTCGTTCCGGCGACGGAGAACATGCCCGGCGGTTCCGCCATCAAGCCCGGCGACATTCTGACCGCCTCGTCCGGCAAGACCATCGAGGTGTTGAACACCGACGCCGAAGGCCGTCTGGTTCTCGCCGACGCCTTGGTGTACGCGCAGAAATACAAACCGCGTGCGGTGATCGATCTGGCCACGCTCACTGGCGCGGTGATCGTCGCCCTCGGTCACGTCGCCACCGCCGTGGTCGGCAGCGACGACAAGCTGATCCAGAACCTCATCGACAGCGGCACCGAAACCGGCGAACGCGTGTGGCAGTTGCCGCTCTATGAAGAATTCGAAAAAGCGGTGAAGGGCGACATCGCCGACCTCAAGAACATCGCCGGCGCCGGGGTCGGTGCGGGCACCATCACCGCCGCCGCGTTCCTGAAAAATTTCGTCGGCGATTTTCCCTGGGCGCATCTCGATATCGCCGGCACCGCCTGGGGGTCCGAAGAAAAACCTTATGTGCCCAAGGGCGGCTCCGGAGTGGGTGTTCGCCTGCTGGTCCATT